In Sinorhizobium numidicum, the following proteins share a genomic window:
- a CDS encoding nuclear transport factor 2 family protein, which translates to MRSLALSTMAAALMTSTSLAFDGVRQQVEGPADAAATDFRRVGNSETIGPDDRAAIIDTITDIAAGADRHQWDRVRGAFADNVTLDYTSLWGGAPATQSADEVVKQWSGPLTGFDRTLHLVTNHAIVKSAGATATAEADFQAVHRIGDKFWVLMGRYRYDLTKVNAAWKVSRLVMTYTHETGDRGLVTLAAKRADERG; encoded by the coding sequence ATGCGAAGTTTGGCCCTTTCCACGATGGCAGCGGCACTGATGACATCGACCAGCCTGGCGTTTGACGGCGTAAGGCAGCAGGTAGAAGGCCCGGCCGATGCCGCGGCAACCGATTTCAGGCGGGTCGGCAACAGCGAAACGATCGGCCCCGATGATCGGGCTGCGATCATAGACACGATCACCGACATCGCAGCGGGTGCCGACCGGCATCAGTGGGACAGAGTGCGAGGTGCTTTCGCCGATAATGTAACGCTGGACTACACCTCTCTCTGGGGCGGCGCGCCGGCCACGCAATCCGCCGACGAGGTGGTCAAACAATGGTCCGGCCCGCTGACGGGTTTTGACCGCACGCTGCATCTCGTCACCAACCATGCAATCGTCAAAAGCGCTGGCGCGACCGCCACAGCGGAAGCCGATTTCCAGGCTGTCCATCGGATCGGCGATAAATTTTGGGTCCTGATGGGCCGCTATCGTTACGACCTCACCAAAGTCAACGCCGCGTGGAAGGTCTCGCGCCTGGTCATGACCTACACGCACGAAACCGGCGATCGCGGACTAGTGACTCTAGCTGCCAAGCGCGCCGACGAACGAGGATGA
- a CDS encoding MFS transporter — protein sequence MSALHTPDSTSAAESARALWISTAAFTVCFAVWTIFSIVGIRIKQELGLSEAQFGLLIGMPILTGSLSRILLGVWTNRYGGRLVYTVTMLVAAVATFLLSRATTYPEMLIAGLGVGLAGGSFAVGVAYVSPFFPAHKQGTALGIFGAGNVGAAVTKFFAPFVLLAFGWEAVAEIWAAMLLITAVIFWFSTTDDPAFRARRTRRDRPRGFVAELEPLKNLQVWRFALYYFFAFGGFVALSLWLPRYLVGVYDFRLETAGMIAAAYSIPGSLFRAYGGALSDRIGARKVMYATFAVGAVATLILSFAVPPIAFVSVIFVLGFFMSLGKAAVYKYIPAYYPANVGAVGGVVGMMGGIGGFILPITFGLLKDLTGLWSSCFMLLFVIVAVSLIWMNVSIRQFKRRLEATVPDGIFAQ from the coding sequence ATGTCCGCTCTTCACACACCAGACTCGACTTCCGCAGCGGAGTCGGCACGCGCATTGTGGATTTCAACGGCGGCCTTCACGGTCTGCTTTGCAGTTTGGACGATCTTTTCGATCGTTGGCATACGTATCAAACAGGAGTTGGGGCTGAGCGAGGCGCAATTCGGGCTTCTGATCGGCATGCCGATCCTTACCGGTTCGCTGAGCCGTATCCTGCTCGGCGTTTGGACCAACCGCTACGGCGGAAGGCTGGTCTATACGGTCACGATGCTGGTCGCGGCAGTCGCTACCTTTCTCCTGTCGCGCGCGACGACATATCCGGAAATGCTGATCGCGGGGCTGGGTGTCGGTCTGGCCGGAGGGTCTTTCGCCGTCGGCGTTGCCTATGTCTCCCCATTCTTTCCGGCGCATAAGCAGGGCACGGCCCTCGGCATCTTCGGCGCAGGCAATGTGGGTGCTGCCGTAACCAAGTTCTTCGCTCCTTTTGTTCTCCTCGCCTTCGGGTGGGAGGCGGTCGCGGAGATATGGGCGGCAATGCTCCTGATTACCGCGGTTATCTTCTGGTTTTCCACTACCGACGATCCTGCTTTCCGCGCGCGCCGCACTCGCCGCGACAGACCCAGAGGTTTCGTTGCCGAATTGGAGCCGCTCAAGAACCTGCAGGTTTGGCGCTTCGCCCTCTACTATTTCTTTGCATTCGGCGGTTTCGTGGCACTGTCGCTCTGGCTTCCCCGCTACCTCGTCGGTGTCTATGACTTCCGTCTCGAAACTGCTGGCATGATTGCGGCTGCCTATTCGATCCCCGGCAGCCTCTTCCGGGCCTATGGCGGTGCTCTTTCGGACAGGATCGGCGCGCGCAAGGTCATGTACGCGACTTTCGCGGTCGGTGCCGTCGCGACGCTCATCCTCTCGTTTGCAGTTCCTCCGATAGCTTTTGTGAGCGTCATCTTCGTGCTGGGCTTCTTCATGAGCCTGGGCAAGGCTGCCGTCTACAAGTACATCCCCGCCTACTACCCCGCCAATGTCGGCGCGGTCGGCGGTGTCGTCGGCATGATGGGCGGCATCGGCGGCTTCATTCTGCCAATCACCTTCGGCTTGCTGAAGGATCTAACCGGCCTATGGTCGAGCTGCTTCATGCTCCTCTTCGTTATTGTCGCCGTTTCGCTGATCTGGATGAATGTCTCCATCCGTCAGTTCAAGCGTCGCCTCGAGGCAACCGTACCCGACGGTATCTTTGCACAATAG
- a CDS encoding ABC transporter substrate-binding protein produces MLLNRRTFMLGSAGAAAGIALGSVSSRSALAAENVQLRAMWWGSNDRSKRTLSVAKLFQERNPDISVVGESLSGDGYWTKLATQMAGRSIADIFQLEPSTISDYSKRGACLALDPFIPSALNVGDLDKDVLKLTTVDGKLWGIGLGLNSFALFYDADAFAKAGIAPPSADTTWSEYAEIALEMTKAAGKKNVWGGPYGARYAYVFDAWLRQRGSSLYNESGLGFTVEEAKEWYAYWEDLRKRGGTVGADIQTLDQNTIDTNCLALGYSAMGMAYSNQMVGYQLIMKNKLGIGMLPRAEKGGPSGHYYRPALIWSIGATTEHGEEAARFISFFVNDIEAGKILGVERGVPMSPKVREAILPSLNPTEAETVKYIDSLKDQVGSYPSPAPLGSTEFDQRVLRPIADELAFERISIADAAERLVNEGKSTVRAG; encoded by the coding sequence ATGTTACTCAATCGACGCACATTCATGCTCGGCTCTGCAGGCGCGGCAGCCGGTATAGCACTTGGCTCCGTAAGCTCGCGGTCGGCGCTTGCAGCAGAAAACGTGCAGTTGCGCGCCATGTGGTGGGGGTCCAATGATCGCTCGAAGCGAACGTTGAGCGTCGCCAAGCTCTTCCAGGAGAGGAATCCCGACATATCGGTCGTCGGCGAAAGCCTGAGTGGTGACGGTTACTGGACGAAACTCGCCACCCAGATGGCCGGTCGCTCCATCGCCGATATTTTTCAGCTCGAGCCCAGCACGATTTCCGATTACTCCAAGCGCGGCGCCTGCCTCGCGCTTGATCCGTTCATCCCCTCGGCCTTGAACGTCGGTGATCTCGACAAGGACGTGCTGAAGCTGACGACCGTCGATGGAAAACTTTGGGGTATCGGGCTAGGCCTCAACTCTTTCGCACTTTTCTACGATGCCGATGCCTTCGCGAAGGCGGGTATAGCACCTCCGAGCGCCGACACCACTTGGTCGGAATACGCCGAGATCGCACTCGAAATGACCAAGGCCGCCGGCAAGAAAAACGTCTGGGGCGGGCCATATGGCGCGCGCTACGCCTATGTCTTCGATGCCTGGCTCCGGCAACGCGGCAGCAGCCTTTACAACGAGAGCGGCCTCGGATTTACCGTCGAGGAGGCCAAGGAGTGGTATGCGTATTGGGAGGATCTGCGCAAGCGCGGCGGCACCGTCGGCGCCGATATCCAGACACTTGACCAGAATACGATCGACACCAACTGCCTGGCACTCGGCTATTCGGCCATGGGCATGGCCTATTCGAACCAGATGGTTGGCTATCAGCTAATAATGAAAAACAAACTCGGTATCGGCATGCTGCCGCGCGCTGAGAAGGGCGGGCCCTCTGGCCATTACTACCGCCCGGCATTGATCTGGAGCATCGGCGCGACGACCGAGCATGGCGAAGAGGCCGCGCGATTCATCAGCTTCTTCGTCAATGACATCGAAGCCGGCAAGATCCTTGGCGTCGAGCGCGGCGTACCAATGTCGCCGAAAGTGCGCGAAGCGATCCTGCCGTCGCTCAATCCGACGGAAGCGGAGACGGTGAAATATATCGACTCATTGAAGGACCAGGTGGGCAGCTATCCTTCCCCGGCACCGCTCGGATCGACGGAGTTCGACCAGCGGGTGCTTCGTCCGATTGCGGACGAACTTGCTTTCGAGCGCATATCGATCGCGGACGCGGCGGAGCGCTTGGTGAACGAAGGAAAGTCCACCGTCCGAGCGGGCTGA
- a CDS encoding nuclear transport factor 2 family protein: MTIKSFVRALTMSAPMLLATHATAASPEENRQLIADYYAAYGSGDMSRVTSFFADDIEWHIPGHHPLAGTKRGKEEVAAFFQQLGRAKFRAELIALMADENWVIDLHRGWSNRADGGNVDTLWVLAFRIENGKIREARNFSYDQAAADIFFWQAYPLKPLQDRLLD, from the coding sequence ATGACCATCAAGTCCTTTGTCCGGGCCCTGACCATGTCTGCCCCCATGCTGTTGGCCACCCACGCCACGGCCGCGAGCCCGGAGGAGAACCGGCAGCTCATCGCCGACTACTATGCCGCCTATGGCAGCGGCGATATGAGCCGCGTCACTTCCTTCTTCGCCGATGACATCGAGTGGCATATACCCGGCCATCATCCACTGGCCGGAACCAAGCGCGGCAAGGAAGAGGTCGCCGCCTTCTTCCAACAGCTCGGCAGGGCGAAGTTCCGCGCCGAGCTCATCGCACTCATGGCCGACGAGAACTGGGTGATCGACCTGCATCGCGGCTGGTCCAACCGCGCAGACGGCGGTAACGTCGACACGCTCTGGGTGCTCGCCTTTCGCATCGAAAATGGCAAAATCCGTGAGGCGCGTAACTTCTCATACGATCAGGCGGCAGCCGATATCTTCTTCTGGCAAGCCTATCCTCTCAAGCCCCTGCAAGATCGCCTGCTGGATTGA
- a CDS encoding alpha/beta fold hydrolase: MFRTALIAAALLVAGPAFAQSEPVGDRVEVNGMQMYYEVSGKGDPLIVLHGAYMNIPSMGAIIPKLAESHKVYALELQGHGRTTDIDRPITYPHLADDVAAFMDAVGIGKADVFGYSMGAAVGLQLAIRHPEKVNKLAAASVAYDAEGWQPEFKAFIPRMTVEMFVGMPFAEDYRKLAANPDGFPALVKKLIALEHEPMAWEADVKALKAPVLIITGDADVTTLEHSIALFRLLGGGVMGDMGKPLPASRLAVLPATSHTAVIGQSDLLHAFIEPFLKGEKPKGMFE; encoded by the coding sequence ATGTTCCGCACCGCCCTCATTGCCGCAGCCCTGCTCGTCGCCGGCCCTGCATTCGCCCAATCCGAACCGGTGGGCGATCGCGTCGAGGTCAACGGCATGCAGATGTATTACGAGGTCTCGGGAAAAGGCGATCCGCTGATCGTGCTGCACGGTGCCTATATGAACATCCCGTCGATGGGCGCGATCATTCCGAAGCTTGCAGAGAGCCACAAGGTCTATGCGCTCGAGCTGCAGGGTCACGGACGCACCACCGACATCGACCGGCCGATCACCTATCCCCACCTGGCAGATGACGTCGCAGCTTTCATGGATGCTGTCGGCATAGGGAAGGCCGATGTCTTCGGCTACTCCATGGGCGCTGCCGTCGGCCTGCAGCTCGCCATCCGCCACCCCGAGAAGGTGAACAAGCTCGCCGCCGCCTCCGTCGCCTACGATGCCGAGGGGTGGCAGCCCGAGTTCAAGGCCTTCATTCCGAGGATGACGGTGGAAATGTTCGTCGGCATGCCGTTCGCAGAGGACTATCGCAAGCTCGCCGCCAATCCCGACGGTTTTCCTGCGCTGGTCAAGAAGCTGATCGCGCTTGAACACGAGCCGATGGCCTGGGAGGCGGACGTCAAGGCGCTGAAGGCCCCGGTGCTGATCATCACCGGCGACGCCGACGTGACAACGCTCGAACATTCGATCGCACTGTTCCGGCTGCTCGGCGGCGGCGTCATGGGCGATATGGGCAAGCCGCTGCCCGCCTCACGCCTTGCCGTCTTGCCGGCGACGTCGCACACTGCCGTCATCGGCCAGTCCGACCTGCTGCATGCCTTCATCGAGCCTTTCCTGAAGGGGGAGAAGCCGAAAGGGATGTTCGAGTAG
- a CDS encoding LacI family DNA-binding transcriptional regulator, with amino-acid sequence MNDTKRFRQADIAARAGVSVSTVSRVLANEPGISEDVRRQILKVANDLGYPTRPGSKTGPATLALIASNSVTGGLSVFYEGIVEGLRSEAAEQGMPFDIRLVSEAKATPETVREQMDSVGAQGLFLVGIDPGDALCEWLEESHTPVILVNGTDPELRFDGVSPSNFFGAYAATRRLLVGGHRRILHLTGSHRQTIRERIRGFEAAVGSVEGGEGRVVHLPFEVNSSVEAHAATLAALSADADFSAAFCMNDFVAVGVLEAVTEIGLRVPKDFAIVGFDDLPCALMANPRLATMRVDRVALGREAIGMMHFRFHHREAPARHVSHAVIPVSGGTLDERQRP; translated from the coding sequence ATGAACGATACAAAACGATTCCGCCAGGCCGACATCGCCGCCCGTGCCGGGGTTTCGGTGTCCACCGTCTCCCGCGTTCTCGCGAACGAGCCTGGCATCAGCGAAGACGTCCGGCGGCAGATCCTCAAGGTCGCCAACGACCTCGGGTATCCAACGAGGCCTGGTTCAAAGACAGGCCCGGCAACGTTGGCGCTGATCGCGAGCAACAGCGTGACCGGGGGGTTGAGCGTTTTCTACGAGGGCATCGTCGAAGGACTACGTTCCGAAGCGGCTGAGCAGGGGATGCCGTTCGACATCCGTCTTGTCAGCGAGGCGAAGGCAACGCCCGAGACCGTCCGCGAGCAAATGGACTCCGTCGGCGCACAGGGGCTCTTCCTGGTGGGCATTGATCCCGGCGATGCGCTTTGCGAATGGCTGGAGGAAAGCCACACGCCGGTGATACTCGTCAACGGCACCGATCCTGAACTGCGTTTCGACGGCGTTTCGCCATCGAACTTCTTTGGTGCCTATGCGGCGACACGGCGTTTGCTCGTTGGCGGTCATCGCCGCATCCTTCACTTGACCGGATCGCACCGGCAGACGATCCGAGAGCGCATACGCGGCTTCGAGGCGGCAGTCGGTTCGGTGGAGGGAGGCGAGGGGCGCGTCGTCCACCTGCCATTTGAGGTCAATTCGAGCGTTGAGGCGCATGCGGCGACGCTCGCGGCACTCAGCGCGGACGCCGACTTCTCGGCTGCCTTCTGCATGAACGACTTTGTCGCTGTCGGCGTGCTCGAGGCGGTCACGGAGATCGGCCTGCGTGTGCCCAAGGACTTCGCGATCGTCGGCTTCGACGACCTGCCTTGCGCCCTGATGGCCAATCCACGCCTTGCGACGATGCGCGTCGATCGCGTGGCGCTCGGCCGCGAGGCGATCGGCATGATGCACTTCCGCTTTCATCATCGCGAAGCACCCGCCAGACATGTCTCTCACGCCGTCATCCCCGTGTCAGGCGGCACGTTAGACGAAAGACAGCGCCCATGA
- a CDS encoding AI-2E family transporter, with translation MSEDNKKDFGSGSIAAAQPSKLPTLAAMAATVAVLYFARDVFLPLAVAVLLTFALAPVVWKLRKLGLPRLVAVIASVTAAFLFLSIFSIIVAMQVGEVAQNIPTYQYNIVEKIRVLKEAGSENSVLDRLGRLVERIGTEINRPEPRTQASPEPQPKQTPLLVEIFSPERPIEMLRNIVDPLVGPLATTGLVIVVVVFMLLEREELRDRFIRLVGYGDLHRTTEALQDAGTRVGQYLLMQLVVNITYGIPLAAGLWLLGIPNAILWGMLAIVLRFVPYIGPVIAALLPLFLAFAAAPGWGVLLWTAALFVLLELLSNNVVEPWLYGSRTGLSPLAIIVAAIFWAWLWGPVGLVLSTPLTVCLVVLGRHVPKFEFLEILFGNEPVLDPKERLYQRLLAGDPDEATDNAEEILEEKYLVEFYGTVAIPALLLAERDRARGALTDVQMGQVAQSARTLVANLEEIASEEEEEEEEEEEEDANANGTGAGDQTDEYELPAGDGKSVLCIGGRGDLDDVAASMLAQVISIQGAEAASASHGDLKPGSIRALPLEGRNAVIVGFLNQDSAKHAKFIVRRLKRLAPTARVGIVFWQENAETGSSAKMELLEELQADFVAIAIVDAVCESLSDEEPRLLKAARVKIARRSPTRRIGKKTQEKAPA, from the coding sequence ATGAGCGAGGACAATAAGAAAGACTTCGGATCAGGATCGATAGCCGCGGCGCAGCCCTCCAAGCTTCCAACGCTCGCTGCAATGGCTGCCACGGTTGCCGTTCTTTATTTCGCGCGGGACGTATTCTTGCCGCTGGCCGTTGCCGTTTTGCTCACCTTTGCGCTTGCGCCCGTCGTCTGGAAGCTGCGGAAACTCGGCTTGCCGCGCTTAGTCGCCGTCATCGCTAGCGTAACCGCGGCGTTTCTGTTCCTGTCGATATTCAGCATCATCGTGGCCATGCAGGTAGGTGAGGTTGCGCAGAACATCCCCACTTATCAGTACAACATTGTCGAGAAGATCAGGGTCTTGAAGGAGGCGGGGTCGGAAAACAGCGTTCTCGATCGGCTAGGCCGCCTTGTGGAACGGATTGGAACCGAGATCAACCGCCCCGAGCCCCGAACGCAAGCATCGCCCGAACCGCAACCCAAGCAGACGCCGCTTCTCGTGGAGATTTTTTCTCCGGAGCGCCCAATCGAAATGCTGAGGAATATTGTCGATCCGCTCGTTGGCCCTTTGGCCACGACCGGTCTCGTTATCGTCGTCGTTGTCTTCATGCTTCTTGAGAGGGAAGAGCTGCGGGATCGTTTCATCCGCCTTGTGGGCTATGGCGACTTGCACCGCACGACGGAAGCCCTCCAGGACGCCGGCACACGGGTTGGCCAGTATCTGCTCATGCAGCTGGTGGTGAACATTACTTATGGCATACCACTGGCTGCAGGCCTCTGGCTGCTGGGCATACCCAACGCAATTCTGTGGGGCATGCTGGCTATCGTGCTGCGATTCGTGCCCTATATTGGCCCGGTCATCGCTGCGCTTCTTCCTCTGTTCCTAGCTTTTGCGGCGGCTCCGGGCTGGGGCGTGCTGCTTTGGACCGCAGCTCTGTTTGTCCTCTTGGAACTTCTCAGCAACAACGTCGTGGAGCCTTGGCTTTATGGTTCGCGCACCGGCCTGTCTCCGCTGGCGATCATCGTCGCGGCTATCTTCTGGGCTTGGCTATGGGGGCCCGTCGGGCTGGTGCTGTCGACGCCGCTGACGGTTTGCCTCGTTGTTCTCGGCCGCCATGTTCCCAAGTTCGAGTTTCTCGAAATCCTGTTTGGGAATGAGCCGGTGCTCGATCCCAAGGAACGCCTGTATCAGCGGCTGCTCGCGGGCGACCCCGACGAGGCTACCGACAATGCCGAAGAAATACTCGAGGAAAAGTACCTCGTCGAGTTCTATGGCACGGTTGCCATTCCGGCGCTGCTGCTCGCAGAACGCGACCGCGCTCGAGGAGCTCTCACGGATGTGCAGATGGGGCAGGTTGCCCAAAGTGCGCGTACGCTCGTCGCCAATCTTGAGGAAATTGCCAGTGAAGAAGAAGAAGAAGAGGAGGAGGAGGAAGAAGAAGACGCTAATGCGAACGGCACGGGCGCAGGCGATCAAACTGATGAATATGAGTTACCGGCGGGGGACGGGAAGTCCGTACTTTGCATCGGAGGAAGGGGCGATCTGGACGACGTGGCGGCCTCCATGCTTGCTCAGGTCATTTCGATCCAAGGCGCCGAGGCGGCGTCTGCCAGCCACGGGGATCTGAAACCAGGCAGTATCAGAGCTCTGCCGCTGGAGGGGCGTAACGCGGTTATCGTGGGCTTTCTCAATCAAGACTCCGCAAAGCATGCCAAATTTATCGTGCGTCGACTGAAGCGGTTGGCACCGACGGCGCGAGTTGGAATCGTGTTTTGGCAGGAGAATGCGGAAACAGGGTCCAGCGCAAAGATGGAACTGCTCGAAGAGTTGCAGGCGGATTTCGTGGCGATTGCGATAGTCGACGCGGTTTGCGAAAGCCTTTCGGACGAGGAGCCGCGACTGTTGAAGGCGGCGCGCGTGAAGATTGCCCGCCGCTCTCCCACCCGCAGAATAGGCAAGAAAACACAAGAAAAAGCCCCTGCTTAG
- a CDS encoding AraC family transcriptional regulator: MHIRRDQLFVERLNVPPGGGTFTLSRLAVGIFLVDQQGHRLSLGSDHRLAIPLRASEGWVLPAGSEGVCEYDDPLSYVKLEVSDALLQDVGFDTPSDFRPVVGALDPLLVQLVRSAASNADTRRTLYRQTMDLAVAAHLAQLLLPVRTWAVAIEDRRLWRVLDYIHEHLADDLSLDEMASEATMSRFHFMRSFTKLVGKTPLQYVIQERMELAKVLLKTTRASIASVAHNVGYEDVSRFGKHFRRHTGVTPAVFRRG, encoded by the coding sequence ATGCATATCCGCCGCGATCAACTGTTCGTCGAAAGACTGAACGTGCCTCCAGGAGGAGGCACGTTCACCCTGTCGCGCCTGGCAGTCGGCATCTTCCTCGTGGACCAGCAAGGCCACCGCCTGTCCCTCGGTTCGGACCACAGGTTGGCGATACCGCTTCGAGCATCGGAAGGGTGGGTGCTTCCCGCCGGTTCCGAAGGTGTTTGCGAGTACGATGATCCGCTTTCCTACGTAAAGCTCGAAGTGTCCGACGCCCTGCTGCAAGATGTCGGGTTCGATACACCGTCCGATTTCAGGCCTGTTGTTGGGGCGCTCGATCCCTTGCTGGTGCAACTCGTCCGTTCCGCAGCCTCGAATGCCGATACCAGGCGGACCTTATATCGTCAGACGATGGACCTTGCGGTGGCGGCTCACCTTGCGCAGTTGCTTCTACCGGTCAGGACTTGGGCAGTCGCAATCGAGGATCGACGGCTGTGGCGGGTCCTGGACTACATCCACGAGCACTTGGCCGATGATCTTTCGCTGGACGAGATGGCGTCCGAGGCCACCATGAGCCGGTTTCATTTCATGCGAAGCTTCACAAAACTGGTTGGGAAGACCCCGCTGCAATACGTGATTCAGGAGCGGATGGAACTCGCGAAGGTGCTTTTGAAGACCACGCGAGCGTCCATCGCTTCCGTCGCCCACAACGTCGGATACGAGGACGTGTCACGTTTCGGCAAGCATTTCCGCCGGCATACTGGCGTCACCCCAGCGGTCTTCCGCCGCGGCTGA
- a CDS encoding YihY/virulence factor BrkB family protein encodes MNTKQIDLAENLQAAEPGRGRDAATPGDIPAKGMRDVFWRVMTEIAAERVLLIAAGVSFYLLLALFPALGALVSLYGFIADPSDIGAHMGVLEELLPPGSYGLIMDQLQALTTQKTSTLSIGFFGGLLISLWSAANGIASLFDAMNVAYGETEKRGIVYRTVLCLAFTVAALLFAVALIVAIGIIPTVLAYLWLDRWVEIMTRAARWPAILLLVTIGTILIYRFGPSRERAKLRWLNWGAVFSTLLWLAASWLFSFYLENFANYNATYGALGALVGLMMWVWISVVILIVGALLNAELEHQTAVDSTTGEPLPMGERGAYVADTLGKATD; translated from the coding sequence ATGAATACGAAACAAATCGATCTTGCGGAAAACTTGCAGGCGGCAGAGCCGGGAAGGGGGCGAGATGCCGCCACGCCGGGAGACATACCTGCGAAAGGGATGCGGGACGTTTTTTGGCGGGTGATGACTGAAATCGCCGCGGAGCGCGTCCTTCTGATCGCGGCAGGAGTAAGCTTTTACCTTCTACTGGCACTGTTCCCCGCACTCGGTGCCTTGGTCTCGCTCTATGGGTTTATCGCGGACCCGTCCGACATCGGCGCGCATATGGGTGTTCTGGAGGAGCTTTTGCCGCCTGGGTCCTACGGCCTGATCATGGATCAGCTGCAAGCTCTGACCACTCAAAAGACGTCCACGCTCAGCATCGGTTTTTTTGGTGGCTTGCTGATCTCCTTGTGGAGCGCAGCCAATGGCATCGCCTCGCTCTTCGACGCGATGAACGTTGCCTACGGGGAAACGGAGAAGAGAGGGATAGTATACAGAACGGTGCTGTGTCTCGCCTTCACGGTTGCGGCACTGCTGTTTGCCGTCGCTCTGATCGTGGCGATCGGCATTATTCCGACAGTGCTTGCCTATTTGTGGTTGGACCGTTGGGTTGAGATCATGACACGAGCGGCGCGGTGGCCAGCCATTCTCCTCCTCGTCACTATTGGTACCATCCTCATCTATCGCTTTGGGCCGAGCCGTGAGCGCGCGAAACTGCGTTGGCTCAACTGGGGAGCCGTGTTCAGCACATTACTATGGCTCGCCGCCTCGTGGCTCTTTTCCTTCTATCTCGAGAACTTTGCCAACTACAATGCCACCTATGGCGCTCTCGGCGCGCTGGTCGGTCTCATGATGTGGGTATGGATCTCGGTCGTCATCCTGATCGTAGGTGCTCTCCTCAATGCTGAGCTCGAGCACCAAACGGCGGTCGATTCTACGACCGGAGAACCACTACCGATGGGTGAACGTGGCGCTTACGTCGCCGATACACTCGGGAAGGCAACTGATTGA
- a CDS encoding DUF1328 domain-containing protein, producing the protein MLKWALFFLVISLISGFLGFSGVSAATAGIARILFYLAIIIFLVFLILAFMAGSAVV; encoded by the coding sequence ATGCTGAAGTGGGCTCTCTTTTTTCTCGTGATTTCGCTGATCTCAGGGTTTCTTGGCTTCTCCGGTGTTTCCGCAGCGACCGCGGGTATCGCCAGGATCCTGTTCTATCTGGCTATCATCATATTCCTGGTGTTCCTCATCCTTGCTTTCATGGCTGGGAGCGCGGTGGTTTAG